The following nucleotide sequence is from Halobacillus mangrovi.
ACCTTTATAATATACCGGCCACTGGTCTTCGCTTTTTTACCGTTTATGGTCCTATGGGCAGACCTGACATGGCTTACTTTGGCTTTGCTGATAAGTATTTCACTGGTCAACCAATTAAGATCTTTAACAATGGTGACTTTGAGAACGATTTGTATAGAGACTTCACTTATATAGATGATATTGTTATTGGAATTGAACGTCTTTTAGGCAATGAGCCTGAGACAGACGGTGCTCCTCATAGAGTCTTTAACATAGGAAATAATAATCCTGAAAAGCTTATGACGTTCATCGAGTCTTTGGAAGTGGCATTGGGTAGTGCGCTAGATAGAAAAGTTGAATTCACTAAAGAGTATGAACCTATTAAGCCTGGTGATGTACCTGCGACATACGCCTCAACTGACTTGTTGCATAAAGAAGTTGGATTTAAACCTGAAACGTCCATTCAAGAAGGATTGCAACGGTTCGCTGATTGGTATGTAGATTATTACAACGTCCGTTAAATATTATGAAATATAAATCAGCGCCTAACTTTCGGTGCGTTAGAGTGTTAAAGGATAGCATGGTATCAATTTTTTCAGATGATATCATGCTTCTTTTACATAATCTATATGTGTGAATGTTCATAAACGCATATTTAGAATTAGTAAATTAGAAGTTTGTATGACCTTCTACAATTAAAGATAGCATCTTTTTAATGGCTTCACTTTTTGTAGGGGCTTCTGTCTTGAAATGGGTTTGTTTCCATTTGGTCATGGCCAGGGTAGGGTTTTGGCCGAGGGGTTCAATACAAAGGGTTGAATTTGAAATGGGGAGGAGGAGATAGTCTTTTTTTAGAGAATCAGTCATCCAACTCCTCCCCTGTGTTTGTCATGTCTATTGTAGGGATTAACTGCTTCGGGTGGACTTCCAGGGCATGAGCCAAGTAGTAGAAATTTGTTATAGAAGGATTTCTACGGCCTCTTTCAATTCCACTAATATACGTAGGGTGCATGTCTGCTCTATAAGCAAGTTCTTCTTGGGAAAGTCCCTGTTTCAATCGTAGATCTCTTAATTGTTTTCCGACGGTTTTTTGAATGAGTTGGCGAGGTATTGGTTTCATATAAAAATGATCGTATGGATCGGCTAGAACAACCATAGACGATGAATCAAGTTTTGGTGTTTTTTTACATATCAATCGATTTTTTTATTGGAAGGAATAAGCAATAGTGTCTTAACTTCCGGGGTTACCTCCACTGCGTTGGAGTGCATTGATAAGAAGAGAATCAGTTTCCTTATTTTTGTAAAGGAACTGTCTTTTTTTATTCCTTTAACTGGATACGACCACTTTTTGATAGTTTTAAAGAGGGGGTACTAGAGATAGAATTCTCTATTTTCATGTGGTCTTGTGCACCCAAAGTGAATTCCCTCTCATTTAAAATATATTCTATTCTTTCCCATGTGAAATATGTTTATAGATTTGTTCGAAAGTAGCGTTGTAGTTTCAAATAATTCTAGATATAATAATAAATTGTATAAGTATGTTAATTATATGGGGTGAAGAGAACTATGAGCCGATTATCGAAGCATAAAAAGAAGAAGGGAAAATGGTGGAAGATCCCATTACTTTTACTAACTCTGATTATTTTGGCCGGGGGTATCTATGTTTACACAGTGTACAGTGGGGCGAAAAGTACCGTAGACGAGAAAATGCACAAGCAAGTCGCTTCTATTAATCATGAATTAACAGAGAAGAAAATGGAGGAACAAAAATCCTTAAATATTCTTTTGATGGGAGTCGACGAAAGAAGTTATGATAGCGGTCGTTCCGATGCCCTTATGGTTTTGACTTTAGATCCATCTAACAATCGAAGTCAATTAGTAAGTATTCCTCGAGACACAAGAACTGAGATGGTTGGAAATGCTCCACAATCAGGTTCTTTAGATAAGATTAACCACGCCTATGCCTTTGGCGGAGCTGATATGGCGATTAATACAGTAGAAAACTTTCTGGATATTGAGTTGGATTATTATGTCAAAGTGAATATGGAAGGTTTAGCTGACCTGGTAAATTCAGTTGGTGGAGTAACCGTACAGAACTCGATAGACTGGGTAGGTACGAATGGCTACCATTATAAAAAAGGACAGCTTACCCTCAACGGTAGTCAAGCTCTTCGATACGTTCGTATGAGATACGAAGATCCAAAAGGGGATCTTGGTCGTAATGAACGGCAACGTCAAATCATAAAAGCGATCGTAGACAAAGGGGCTAGCGTTGGGTCTGTTAACAAAATTGGTGATGTGATGGATGTACTAGGTAACAATGTCACTACCAATATGGACTTTAATACAATGAAAGATTTAATGTTGAACTATCGCAGTGCCCAGAAAGACATGACAACGTATCAAATGACTGGTTCAGGGACTAAGATTAATGGAATTTATTATTTGCAAGTCTCTGATCAAGAGATTCAAGAGGTTCATAATATGATAAAAGAATATAGTTCTTAAGAGTAAGAGGCTGACTTCGAGAGTCAGCCTTTTTTGGTGAAGTTCGGTGTGTATGAAAGAATCGCCTTTAAAACGATGAGGCTGTAGCTATTTCTGGAATTAATTGATAATTAAATAGTGAGAGTGCAAGACTTTCCTATCTTATAGTTTTCTCCTCTACATCCAAACTCGGATGGTATGGAGAACAGTACAGTACTTTCTATTACTTAAAATAGAGGGAATCAAACGAATGACTTGTGATATCAAGCTGCACTAATTACACTTGTTAATAGAATGCTAGATCTCAGAAAGAAGGAGATGGGGGAGTTGGAAAAGCCTCAAAAGAGGAAACAGGATAAACGCTTTAAGATCGCCAACCGCGAAGCGTTAATTGGCGTCGGCTTAGCTATATTCAATTTTATCTGGTGGTTTGCTTTCGCCTACGGCCTGGGTGACCGGTCACCTGAAAACTATACATATGTCTTTGGCTTACCTGCATGGTTTTTTTTCAGTTGTGTGCTCGGATTTGTTGTGATGGTTTTACTCGTTATTTTTGTGGTGAAAGTTTGGTTTGTAGAAGTGCCTTTTGATGAGGAAGAAGGTGAACAGTCATGAACTTGGGTGTAATTATTTCTCTGTTCATTTTTCTAGTCGTCATTTTCATGGTTGGTTTTTGGTCAAGCAGATCATTAAGAAATACAACGGAAGAGTCTTTCTTACAAGAGTATTTCTTAGGAGGTCGTCGATTAGGTGGATTTATTCTTGCCATGACGATGATTGCAACTTATGGTAGTGCGAGTAGTTTT
It contains:
- a CDS encoding helix-turn-helix domain-containing protein, whose amino-acid sequence is MVVLADPYDHFYMKPIPRQLIQKTVGKQLRDLRLKQGLSQEELAYRADMHPTYISGIERGRRNPSITNFYYLAHALEVHPKQLIPTIDMTNTGEELDD
- a CDS encoding LCP family glycopolymer transferase; translation: MSRLSKHKKKKGKWWKIPLLLLTLIILAGGIYVYTVYSGAKSTVDEKMHKQVASINHELTEKKMEEQKSLNILLMGVDERSYDSGRSDALMVLTLDPSNNRSQLVSIPRDTRTEMVGNAPQSGSLDKINHAYAFGGADMAINTVENFLDIELDYYVKVNMEGLADLVNSVGGVTVQNSIDWVGTNGYHYKKGQLTLNGSQALRYVRMRYEDPKGDLGRNERQRQIIKAIVDKGASVGSVNKIGDVMDVLGNNVTTNMDFNTMKDLMLNYRSAQKDMTTYQMTGSGTKINGIYYLQVSDQEIQEVHNMIKEYSS
- a CDS encoding YhdT family protein, with amino-acid sequence MEKPQKRKQDKRFKIANREALIGVGLAIFNFIWWFAFAYGLGDRSPENYTYVFGLPAWFFFSCVLGFVVMVLLVIFVVKVWFVEVPFDEEEGEQS